One stretch of Cydia pomonella isolate Wapato2018A chromosome 24, ilCydPomo1, whole genome shotgun sequence DNA includes these proteins:
- the LOC133530846 gene encoding uncharacterized protein LOC133530846 yields MEPGFIKANSNNLPKIDAVMLGRFFASNTDFCSSEFRNVKTSMSSRASYGDDAISYVQLKRDDKLCTVKCKICPEHKVHAKLYRCTLVVDEEEDIIISIQCHDCVASKGGCKHAIAFLMWVHRRSEEPSCTAVECYWKKSKLSRVGSSLKFMTAKELSNGNQLLPANMSVLTEFLDEARKRKIQNCELLKYHNNFILSDTYAISMHHLMCKYKHKGVDDFLHMSN; encoded by the exons ATGGAACCTGGATTTATCAAAGCGAACAGCAATAATTTACCTAAAATTGACGCTGTTATGCTAGGCCGATTTTTCGCGTCGAACACTGActtttgttcatcggaatttcgtaatgttaaaacttctat GTCTTCACGAGCTTCGTACGGTGACGACGCTATAAGCTACGTACAGCTAAAGCGTGATGATAAATTATGCACTGTCAAGTGCAAGATTTGTCCTGAACACAAAGTTCACGCAAAATTGTATAGATGCACACTTGTAGTGGATGAAGAAGAGGACATTATCATCTCCATTCAATGCCATGACTGCGTGGCTTCAAAGGGTGGCTGCAAACATGCAATAGCCTTCCTGATGTGGGTTCATCGCCGTAGTGAAGAGCCTTCTTGTACCGCAGTAGAATGCTACTGGAAAAAATCCAAATTATCCAGAGTTGGTTCCAGCTTAAAATTTATGACAGCAAAAGAGCTATCAAATGGTAATCAATTATTACCAGCAAACATGTCAGTGCTAACAGAGTTTTTGGATGAAGCAAGAAAGAGgaaaattcaaaattgtgaaCTTTTAaagtaccataataatttcattttaagtGACACATATGCCATCTCGATGCATCATCTTATGTGCAAATACAAACACAAAGGCGTTGATGATTTTTTACATATGTCTAACTga
- the LOC133530842 gene encoding uncharacterized protein LOC133530842, with the protein METSYFKNCIVPQCINTSIKTPTKLFIRVPVKEKMRRKWLKLARRKDAHCLSTTSRIYFCEDHFDLPNDMLNYTEYHIMGKVSYVRMKPGCLPSKFGCQEDRRKRTCTSAERPYMIKKQRMSTIAECLQESCTPESFTPSTSLEQQPQTSSAGFQTIEENTPKVIYKPTADKSIQVIITHKYRSKAIQTHVKTIDQAISPLKPPITSSSTSPFKVTTCKKSRPSSSILKKITRNILIPEEQSDSDISLYTPSVPSVSTNTSSPSVHALQVKSSSDCSDFIAEDRKIEAAETLLRTISKIEKRPRSYIGVPKNCYFLIDIIKDKLDIPKHHILLCLNKIRLDCTFHILVDDFGTNASSLSKVFTKNVPLIASVLRPFIVPLDKDIIKRTLPMAFRHKYHNVSCIIDCLEIEIQKPSKAVNQAMTWSEYKKANTIKYLISCTPNGLVNYVSPGFGGRTTDMCVVESCDFIKSLNSGMCIMADRGFKHIEQYLKKSGITLVRPPSVEKGAQMTKSEAKETKQIASLRIHIERVIRRLREFYMLRPHACLHFNFVKILDDVIIIACALINLQNSLIK; encoded by the exons atggaaacttcgtattttaaaaactgtatagTGCCCCAGTGtataaatacaagtataaaaacTCCGACTAAATTATTCATACGTGTTCCGGTCAAGGAAAAAATGCGAAGAAAGTGGTTAAAACTGGCAAGGAGGAAAGATGCTCATTGTTTATCAACAACAtcgagaatttatttttgtgaagatCATTTCgat TTGCCAAACGATATGCTGAATTATACCGAGTACCATATAATGGGAAAGGTATCTTATGTGCGAATGAAACCAGGTTGTTTACCAAGTAAATTTGGATGTCAAGAAGACAGAAGAAAACGAACCTGCACCAGTGCAGAGCGGCCATACATGATAAAAAAACAGAGAATGTCTACAATAGCAGAGTGTCTTCAAGAAAGTTGTACACCTGAAAGTTTTACACCAAGTACTTCCCTAGAACAACAACCTCAAACAAGTTCAGCAG GTTTTCAAACCATTGAAGAAAATACACCAAAAGTGATATATAAGCCGACAGCAGATAAATCCATTCAAGTAATCATTACACATAAATATAGAAGTAAAGCGATCCAGACCCATGTGAAAACAATAGATCAAGCAATATCACCTCTGAAGCCACCGATAACATCTAGTTCTACATCCCCGTTTAAAGTAACAACCTGTAAAAAATCAAGACCTTCTTCATCTATCCTAAAGAAGATTACTAGAAATATACTGATTCCAGAAGAACAATCTGACAGTGATATTTCTCTATACACACCGTCTGTGCCATCTGTATCTACTAACACAAGCTCACCATCAGTGCATGCATTACAAGTGAAATCATCTTCGGACTGTAGTGATTTTATTGCAGAAGACAGAAAAATAGAAGCAGCCGAGACCTTATTGAGAACAATAAGTAAGATTGAAAAACGGCCCCGTTCATATATTGGTGTGCCAAAAAATTGTTATTTCCTAATTGATATAATTAAAGACAAATTAGACATTCCCAAACatcatattttgttatgtttaaataaaataagattagATTGTACATTTCATATTTTAGTAGATGATTTTGGAACTAATGCGTCTAGTTTAAGTAaggtatttacaaaaaatgtgcCTTTAATAGCTAGTGTTTTACGTCCCTTTATTGTGCCACTAgataaagatattataaaaaGGACTCTACCAATGGCATTCAGGCATAAATATCACAACGTAAGTTGCATTATAGACTGCCTTGAGATAGAGATACAAAAGCCATCTAAGGCTGTAAACCAAGCAATGACTTGGTCAGAATATAAAAAAGCCAacactataaaatatttaatctcATGTACTCCAAATGGGTTAGTTAATTATGTTTCACCCGGATTTGGTGGCAGAACAACTGACATGTGTGTGGTAGAGTCATGTGATTTTATAAAATCTTTAAATAGTGGCATGTGTATCATGGCTGATAGGGGCTTTAAGCATATAGAACAATACCTTAAGAAATCAGGTATAACACTAGTAAGGCCTCCTAGTGTAGAAAAAGGAGCTCAAATGACTAAAAGCGAGGCCAAAGAAACTAAACAGATTGCTAGTTTGCGCATACATATAGAAAGAGTGATTCGGCGCCTACGAGAATTTTACATGTTAAGACCTCATGCCTGccttcattttaattttgttaagatACTGGATGATGTAATTATTATTGCATGTGCATTGATAAATCTGCAaaattctttaataaaataa